In one window of Verrucomicrobiota bacterium DNA:
- a CDS encoding DUF1611 domain-containing protein, whose translation MTRRMIILTGGITNPGPAKTAVNLLRYKPQEVVAILDENNRGKASRELFGLGGMIPVVASLDQAPEANTVVVGIAPTGGKLPREMKATILEAIRRKLTIVSGLHEFLSSDAEIAQAARQHGARLVDVRKNEERDVAHRQGLREQCLRIHTVGHDCNVGKMVVSLELSLALQKAGHDAKFVATGQTGILIEGDGCPIDAVVSDFVNGAAEKLVLANQQHSILLIEGQGSLAHPRYSAVTLGLLHGCVPDGLILCYEMGREFVAGMDTCKIPPLSTLKQLYETMANLMHPCRVIGVAVNGRKYSDTEVAQECEKVRREMGLPVCDVLRHGSNDLVKAILELKKQLGKS comes from the coding sequence ATGACGCGAAGAATGATCATCCTGACGGGCGGGATTACGAACCCCGGTCCGGCCAAAACCGCCGTCAATCTGCTCCGCTACAAGCCCCAGGAAGTCGTCGCGATCCTGGACGAGAACAACCGCGGCAAAGCCAGCCGGGAATTGTTCGGACTGGGCGGAATGATTCCGGTCGTGGCTTCGCTGGACCAGGCGCCCGAAGCCAACACCGTCGTGGTTGGCATCGCTCCGACCGGAGGCAAATTGCCCCGGGAAATGAAGGCAACGATCCTGGAGGCGATTCGCCGGAAGTTGACCATTGTCTCGGGTCTGCACGAGTTCCTTTCGTCGGACGCGGAGATCGCCCAAGCCGCTCGCCAACACGGCGCCAGATTGGTGGATGTCCGCAAGAATGAAGAGCGCGACGTGGCGCACCGCCAGGGCCTCCGCGAGCAGTGCCTGCGCATTCACACCGTGGGCCACGATTGCAACGTCGGCAAAATGGTGGTGAGCCTCGAACTCAGCCTGGCGCTCCAGAAAGCGGGCCACGACGCGAAGTTCGTCGCCACGGGCCAAACTGGAATCTTAATCGAAGGGGATGGCTGCCCGATCGACGCCGTGGTGTCAGATTTCGTGAATGGCGCGGCCGAGAAACTCGTTCTCGCGAACCAGCAGCACAGCATTCTGCTGATCGAAGGCCAAGGAAGCCTGGCTCATCCTCGGTATTCGGCCGTCACCCTGGGATTGCTGCACGGGTGCGTGCCGGACGGTTTGATTCTGTGTTACGAGATGGGGCGCGAATTCGTGGCCGGGATGGACACGTGCAAGATTCCACCTCTCTCGACTCTCAAACAACTTTACGAAACCATGGCCAACCTCATGCATCCGTGCCGCGTCATCGGTGTAGCCGTGAATGGCCGAAAATATTCGGACACGGAAGTGGCGCAGGAGTGCGAGAAAGTTCGACGCGAGATGGGCTTGCCCGTTTGCGATGTTCTGCGACATGGCTCAAATGACTTGGTGAAAGCAATCCTGGAATTGAAGAAGCAGCTCGGCAAATCATGA
- a CDS encoding amino acid permease, with product MDLLSPALSSLREEREKTSLTDSFYRTRREPSGLPRCDPLTTLPPRLMPATHNSNSESRAPHGGSGLVPSLSLFTTVMIVVGGVIGSGIFRKPGVMAGQVGSTEILLGVWILAGVLTLIGALCIAEISATLPETGGQYAQFDNLYGPFVAYLYGWAVFAVMQTGSIAALAYVFSEYATQFVRLPEITGPAAAFAIHLPFIGDISPLKEIGVKGLATCVILLLTAINYLGTRFGGWVQNIFTIAKISGMAVLFLAAFLLPSGGTLANLRSDNPAVQLQGLALWAAIAAALQGAFWAYDGWNKVTYIAGEVRDPVRNVPRSLVLGMTAVTLIYVSMNIAYAYVLPNEVMSQSKLVAADVAEKCVSGGGKWIALVVMISTFGAANATILASARVYFSMAHRNVFPKVLGVVHPRFHTPAAALIVQALWSIMLLFSGTFDTLTDTLIFVSWFFNAATAYGVIVLRRREPNAHRPYKAPGYPYLPILFVLFAIIYLILTIYYDITSYQAAVAAGRPAIINSALGAFLVGVGIPIYFFYRKRAKSRTDAV from the coding sequence ATGGACCTCCTCTCCCCAGCCCTCTCCTCCCTTCGGGAAGAGAGGGAGAAGACTTCGTTGACCGACAGTTTTTATCGCACCCGCAGGGAACCCTCCGGCTTGCCACGCTGCGACCCCCTGACTACTCTTCCGCCGCGCCTGATGCCCGCGACCCACAACTCGAATTCAGAATCCCGCGCGCCCCATGGCGGTTCCGGCCTGGTTCCTTCGCTCAGCTTGTTCACGACCGTCATGATCGTGGTTGGGGGAGTCATCGGTTCGGGGATTTTCCGCAAGCCCGGCGTGATGGCCGGCCAGGTTGGCTCCACCGAAATTCTCCTGGGCGTCTGGATTCTCGCCGGCGTGCTCACGCTCATTGGCGCCCTGTGCATCGCGGAGATTTCGGCGACTCTTCCGGAGACGGGCGGACAATACGCCCAGTTCGATAATCTTTACGGGCCGTTTGTCGCCTATCTCTACGGCTGGGCGGTATTTGCCGTGATGCAAACGGGATCGATCGCGGCCCTGGCTTATGTGTTTTCGGAATACGCGACGCAATTTGTCCGCCTGCCGGAAATCACCGGCCCGGCCGCGGCTTTCGCGATTCACTTGCCGTTCATCGGCGACATCAGTCCGCTAAAGGAAATCGGCGTGAAAGGACTCGCGACGTGCGTGATCCTCCTCCTCACAGCCATCAATTACCTCGGGACACGATTTGGCGGCTGGGTGCAAAATATTTTCACCATCGCGAAGATCAGCGGCATGGCAGTGCTTTTCCTCGCGGCGTTTCTCCTGCCCTCCGGCGGCACCCTGGCGAACTTGCGGTCCGACAACCCGGCGGTTCAGTTGCAAGGCCTGGCGCTCTGGGCCGCCATCGCCGCCGCGCTCCAAGGCGCCTTTTGGGCTTACGACGGATGGAACAAAGTGACCTACATCGCCGGGGAAGTGCGAGACCCGGTCCGCAACGTTCCCCGAAGCCTGGTCCTTGGCATGACGGCCGTGACCCTAATCTATGTGTCGATGAACATTGCTTACGCCTACGTGCTGCCCAACGAGGTCATGTCCCAATCCAAACTCGTCGCCGCTGATGTCGCCGAGAAATGCGTGTCGGGCGGCGGCAAATGGATTGCGCTGGTAGTCATGATCTCCACGTTTGGCGCCGCCAACGCGACCATCCTGGCGAGCGCGCGCGTCTATTTTTCCATGGCGCACCGGAATGTTTTTCCGAAGGTCCTGGGCGTCGTTCATCCGCGGTTTCACACGCCCGCCGCCGCGCTGATCGTGCAAGCGCTCTGGAGCATTATGCTCCTGTTCAGCGGGACGTTCGATACGCTCACCGACACGTTGATTTTCGTGAGCTGGTTTTTCAACGCCGCGACGGCGTATGGCGTGATTGTGCTGCGCCGCCGGGAGCCGAACGCGCACCGGCCTTACAAGGCGCCAGGCTACCCGTATTTGCCCATCCTCTTCGTTCTCTTCGCCATCATTTACCTGATCCTCACGATTTACTACGACATCACCAGCTATCAGGCTGCCGTGGCTGCCGGCAGACCCGCAATCATCAACTCCGCGCTGGGCGCGTTCCTGGTCGGGGTCGGCATTCCCATCTATTTCTTCTATCGCAAGCGTGCCAAATCGCGAACGGACGCAGTTTGA